The following are encoded together in the Streptomyces sp. NBC_00358 genome:
- a CDS encoding transcriptional regulator → MRSMEESPHESRGERQALARRVGEYLTNAATAAGYDVRPRAGGRAQLAISIGVSLTTISRTLEGKTLPLPSQLTTWASVLGLDQREMLVNSGMLPPEHGPQPAVRRVASVTLTPEEAMDAWGITDLRIRTMLSGNIVQAIELQKDLDADDNRGATARG, encoded by the coding sequence ATGCGGAGCATGGAAGAGTCCCCCCACGAGTCCCGCGGTGAGCGACAAGCTCTCGCAAGGAGGGTTGGCGAGTACCTGACGAATGCCGCGACAGCGGCCGGGTACGACGTCCGCCCACGAGCCGGTGGCCGGGCTCAGCTGGCCATCTCGATTGGAGTGAGCCTGACGACGATCAGCAGAACACTGGAAGGGAAGACCCTCCCCCTCCCCTCGCAACTGACCACATGGGCGTCAGTACTTGGCCTCGACCAGCGAGAAATGTTGGTCAACAGCGGGATGCTTCCGCCGGAACACGGGCCTCAGCCTGCGGTACGGAGGGTAGCCTCAGTCACACTCACCCCGGAGGAGGCCATGGACGCATGGGGAATCACTGATCTCAGAATCCGCACAATGCTCAGCGGGAACATCGTCCAAGCGATCGAGCTCCAGAAGGATCTCGATGCCGACGACAACCGGGGGGCCACTGCAAGGGGGTAA
- a CDS encoding RNA polymerase sigma factor, with the protein MIVEANAATPRFDTREPALIARALAGDRDAFGELYALHHPAVLAYVQRRVRNRQVAEDITGETFLNAWMKRGTFTYRGIGFVGWLITIARNKVIDHCKSAQRREFVVEDMLGFDEDLTVSTEDTVLISLDEELLRRALEQLRPPQREVLTRRFLMEFSVLETARQMERSEGAVKTLQFRALAKLRSEYLGVAA; encoded by the coding sequence TTGATCGTCGAGGCTAACGCCGCCACACCGCGGTTCGACACTAGAGAACCGGCCCTTATCGCCCGTGCGCTCGCGGGTGACCGGGACGCGTTCGGGGAGCTCTACGCTCTGCACCACCCCGCGGTGCTGGCCTACGTGCAGCGCCGCGTACGCAATCGGCAGGTCGCCGAGGACATCACCGGCGAGACCTTTCTCAACGCCTGGATGAAACGCGGCACTTTCACCTATCGCGGCATCGGCTTCGTCGGGTGGCTGATCACCATCGCCCGTAACAAGGTCATCGACCATTGCAAGAGCGCCCAGCGCCGCGAGTTCGTCGTCGAGGACATGCTCGGCTTCGACGAGGACCTCACGGTGAGCACCGAGGACACCGTACTCATCAGCCTGGACGAGGAGTTGCTGCGCCGCGCCCTGGAACAACTGAGGCCACCCCAACGCGAAGTCCTCACGCGCCGCTTCCTGATGGAGTTCTCGGTACTGGAGACGGCGCGCCAGATGGAGCGGTCCGAAGGGGCCGTGAAGACGCTTCAGTTCAGGGCGCTGGCCAAGCTGCGTAGCGAGTACCTGGGGGTGGCGGCATGA
- a CDS encoding BN159_2729 family protein has product MTTVPEIRTAVEAHLAEQLGTFAREFVAELEAQGRLVEVGGAGVLERLRTQVETWQNCPEAYHAAVDTIVEDCGYPSEVAMRIATALNRKGLIPGGDDSDPRHDGAPESAPDRAEPASRRVVPEPRHDYGPASVPDLTDPVFGGEVLEPRHDHGPAPVPRPEKPAGGDTEPQHERASASSPLVPAARGAIVLHLADRGAGRVMAEHGAAPVPKRVDGQVPRVRPAAARSRKVGWGSASARAVSVAAGLQSDHLARLEAMQIRADGERVTVAIKATSLADWEYWLDAIGAPRNVRTRTAGHAQVAAGTLDGVAVHLTAHGVPELLQEASDAAVDPFYLWGRIYDLGLGQTDRTDRIWLSLGRRQDERGMPLLILRGTDGPPYPLASIVMAHGPLTATPLPSGPATGDSA; this is encoded by the coding sequence ATGACGACAGTGCCCGAGATCCGTACGGCCGTCGAAGCGCACCTCGCCGAGCAACTCGGCACATTTGCCAGGGAGTTCGTCGCCGAACTGGAGGCCCAGGGCCGACTGGTGGAAGTGGGCGGGGCCGGCGTTCTCGAACGGCTGCGGACGCAGGTCGAGACCTGGCAGAACTGCCCCGAGGCGTATCACGCGGCCGTCGACACCATCGTCGAGGACTGCGGCTACCCGAGCGAGGTCGCGATGAGGATCGCCACCGCGCTGAACCGCAAGGGGCTGATCCCGGGCGGCGACGACTCAGACCCCCGGCACGATGGTGCTCCCGAGTCCGCTCCGGACAGGGCGGAGCCGGCCTCCCGCCGCGTCGTTCCCGAGCCCCGGCACGACTACGGTCCCGCGTCCGTGCCCGACCTCACGGACCCGGTGTTCGGCGGTGAGGTCCTCGAGCCCCGCCACGATCACGGGCCCGCGCCCGTGCCCCGCCCAGAGAAGCCGGCCGGCGGCGACACCGAGCCGCAGCACGAGCGTGCCTCCGCGTCCTCGCCGCTCGTACCGGCCGCGCGCGGTGCGATCGTGCTGCACCTCGCCGACCGCGGCGCCGGACGGGTGATGGCGGAGCACGGGGCGGCGCCGGTACCCAAACGCGTCGACGGCCAGGTCCCGCGGGTCCGCCCGGCCGCCGCACGGAGCCGCAAGGTCGGCTGGGGCAGCGCCTCCGCCCGCGCGGTCTCGGTGGCCGCGGGCCTGCAGTCCGACCACCTCGCGCGGCTGGAGGCCATGCAGATCAGGGCGGACGGCGAGCGGGTCACGGTGGCCATCAAGGCCACGTCCCTGGCCGACTGGGAGTACTGGCTCGACGCGATCGGGGCCCCGCGCAACGTTCGGACCAGGACGGCCGGGCACGCCCAGGTGGCCGCCGGAACCCTGGACGGAGTCGCCGTCCACCTCACCGCGCACGGCGTTCCCGAACTCCTCCAGGAGGCGAGCGACGCAGCCGTCGACCCCTTCTACCTCTGGGGGCGGATCTACGACCTCGGTCTGGGGCAGACCGACCGGACCGACCGCATCTGGCTGTCCCTCGGTCGGCGGCAGGACGAGCGCGGGATGCCCCTGCTGATCCTGCGCGGCACGGACGGTCCCCCTTATCCGCTGGCCTCGATCGTCATGGCGCACGGCCCGCTGACCGCGACCCCCCTCCCCTCCGGCCCGGCGACCGGGGACAGCGCGTGA
- a CDS encoding SGNH/GDSL hydrolase family protein — MQMNATYTSLVAIGDSFTEGMSDLLPDGSYRGWADLLAGRMAARTPGFRYANLAVRGKLIGQIVAEQVDVAVAMRPDVITLVGGLNDTLRPKVDMGRVRGLLEEAVERLAPACDRLVLMRSPGRSGPVLERFRPRMEELFTIVDDLAKRHDTLVVDLYGAPSLADPRVWDVDRLHLSAEGHRRVAEAVWQTLGYEAEDPEWRTPMTPTPPPGWLARRTADARFAQQHLLPWIGRRLTGRSSGDGLPAKRPELLPYEGPVTGGHGR; from the coding sequence ATGCAGATGAATGCCACCTACACCAGCCTCGTCGCGATCGGCGACTCCTTCACCGAGGGCATGTCGGACCTGCTGCCCGACGGTTCGTACCGAGGATGGGCCGACCTCCTCGCGGGCCGGATGGCGGCCCGGACCCCCGGTTTCCGCTACGCCAACCTCGCCGTGCGCGGCAAGCTGATCGGGCAGATCGTCGCCGAGCAGGTGGACGTGGCCGTCGCCATGCGGCCCGACGTGATCACGTTGGTGGGCGGTCTCAACGACACCCTGCGACCCAAGGTCGACATGGGGCGGGTCCGCGGTCTCCTGGAGGAGGCCGTGGAACGGCTCGCCCCCGCCTGCGATCGGCTCGTCCTGATGCGCAGCCCCGGCCGCAGCGGTCCGGTGCTCGAACGCTTCCGGCCCCGCATGGAGGAGCTCTTCACCATCGTCGACGATCTCGCGAAGCGGCACGACACGCTGGTGGTCGACCTCTACGGGGCGCCCTCGCTCGCCGACCCGCGGGTGTGGGACGTGGACCGGCTGCACCTGTCCGCCGAAGGGCACCGCCGGGTGGCGGAGGCCGTGTGGCAGACGCTGGGGTACGAGGCCGAGGACCCGGAGTGGCGCACCCCGATGACGCCCACCCCGCCGCCCGGCTGGCTCGCCCGCCGCACCGCCGACGCCCGCTTCGCCCAGCAGCATCTGCTGCCGTGGATCGGACGACGGCTGACGGGGCGCTCGTCCGGCGACGGACTTCCGGCGAAACGGCCCGAACTGCTTCCCTACGAGGGTCCCGTCACGGGCGGCCACGGCCGCTGA
- a CDS encoding hemolysin family protein, giving the protein MTAVQLLIGLATLVVNGFFVGAEFGLISVRRSQIEPHAERGDRRARSVLWGLEHLSALLATAQLGITLCTLVLGIVAEPAIAHLLEPLFHALGVPSGAGHAVSFVIALTLATYLHMLLGEMVPKNVALAEPVRTALTLGPPLVALSRALRPVIFTVNAFANGLLKLLRVETKDEVSATFSDDELARLVQDSSAAGLIDHRAQERLHDALELGRRPVQDVVLPVERVVYARVGVTPEELERLSAESGYSRFPVVDEGRRIVGYLHVKDALDATPRGVPFRVEDMRPIARVRESTPLDDVLTAMRRSRTHLAGVMGSDGRLTGLVTMEDVLRELFGQPA; this is encoded by the coding sequence ATGACCGCCGTACAACTGCTGATCGGGCTCGCGACGCTCGTCGTGAACGGCTTCTTCGTGGGCGCCGAGTTCGGGCTGATCTCGGTCCGCCGCAGCCAGATCGAGCCGCACGCCGAGCGGGGCGACCGGCGGGCGCGGAGCGTGCTCTGGGGCCTCGAACACCTCTCGGCGCTGCTCGCGACCGCGCAGCTCGGCATCACGCTGTGCACCCTGGTGCTGGGCATCGTCGCCGAACCCGCGATCGCGCATCTGCTGGAGCCCCTGTTCCACGCTCTGGGCGTCCCCTCCGGCGCCGGCCACGCGGTGTCCTTCGTCATCGCGCTCACCCTGGCCACGTATCTGCACATGCTGCTCGGCGAGATGGTGCCGAAGAACGTCGCGCTCGCCGAGCCGGTACGGACGGCGCTGACGCTCGGACCTCCGCTGGTCGCGCTCTCCCGCGCACTGCGCCCGGTGATCTTCACGGTCAACGCCTTCGCCAACGGGCTGCTGAAGCTGCTGCGGGTCGAGACCAAGGACGAGGTCTCCGCGACCTTCTCCGACGACGAGCTGGCCCGCCTCGTCCAGGACTCCAGCGCCGCCGGGCTCATCGACCACCGCGCCCAGGAGCGGCTGCACGACGCACTGGAACTGGGCCGCCGCCCCGTCCAGGACGTGGTGCTCCCGGTGGAACGCGTCGTCTACGCGCGGGTGGGCGTCACCCCGGAGGAACTGGAGCGGTTGTCGGCCGAGTCGGGCTACTCCCGCTTCCCGGTCGTCGACGAGGGCCGCCGCATCGTCGGCTATCTGCACGTCAAGGACGCGCTGGACGCGACCCCGCGCGGGGTCCCGTTCCGGGTGGAGGACATGCGCCCGATCGCCCGCGTCCGGGAGAGCACTCCCCTGGACGACGTCCTGACGGCGATGCGCCGCAGCCGTACGCATCTCGCGGGCGTCATGGGCAGCGACGGCCGGCTGACGGGCCTGGTGACCATGGAAGACGTCCTGAGAGAACTGTTCGGACAGCCGGCGTAG
- a CDS encoding hemolysin family protein, which produces MTEVFLLLVAVLLSLACGGFVAAEFSLTTVERSELERAVERGERGASGALKAVRNLTFQLSGAQLGITVTNLVVGMLSEASIAKLIAGPLESIGVPPSASNSVALIIGTALSTLFLMVVGELVPKNWAISAPLAVAKRVATPQRWFSAAFRPFIAHLNNTANHVVRRFGLEPAEELASARGPQELVALARHSAKEGALEADTAELFVRTLNLADLTAENVMTPRVQVIALDVQATCEDVANATRATGLSRFPVYQETLDEVVGVAHIKDVLTVPAAGRTQTPVSRIMREPLLVPESLTVDRLLDRLADRRTMAVVIDEYGGTAGVATLEDIVEEVVGEVRDEHDPHETPDLAQVGTDDEGRALFSADGSARTDQLVRVGLRVPHGPYETLAGFIAAELGRIPAEGDRVEAAGWRLDVVDASGRRAARVLLHAPDDAEEGAR; this is translated from the coding sequence ATGACCGAAGTGTTCCTGCTGCTGGTGGCGGTTCTGCTGTCGCTGGCCTGCGGCGGCTTCGTGGCGGCCGAGTTCTCGCTGACCACGGTCGAACGCAGCGAGCTGGAGCGAGCCGTGGAGCGCGGCGAGCGGGGTGCCTCCGGCGCCCTCAAGGCCGTACGCAACCTCACCTTCCAGCTCTCCGGCGCGCAGCTCGGCATCACCGTGACGAACCTGGTCGTCGGCATGCTCTCCGAGGCCTCGATCGCCAAGCTCATCGCGGGTCCCCTGGAGTCGATCGGCGTCCCGCCCTCCGCGTCGAACTCGGTGGCCCTGATCATCGGTACGGCGCTGTCGACCCTCTTCCTGATGGTCGTCGGCGAGCTGGTGCCCAAGAACTGGGCGATCTCCGCACCGCTGGCCGTGGCCAAGCGGGTGGCGACCCCGCAACGCTGGTTCAGCGCCGCGTTCCGCCCGTTCATCGCCCATCTCAACAACACGGCGAACCACGTCGTACGCCGCTTCGGCCTCGAACCCGCCGAGGAGCTGGCCTCCGCCCGCGGACCCCAGGAGCTGGTGGCGCTCGCCCGGCACTCCGCGAAGGAGGGAGCGCTGGAGGCGGACACCGCCGAGCTGTTCGTGCGCACCCTGAACCTCGCCGACCTGACGGCGGAGAACGTGATGACACCTCGCGTCCAGGTCATAGCGCTGGACGTCCAGGCGACCTGCGAGGACGTGGCGAACGCGACCCGGGCCACCGGCCTGTCCCGTTTCCCCGTCTACCAGGAGACGCTCGACGAGGTCGTCGGCGTCGCGCACATCAAGGACGTGCTGACCGTGCCCGCGGCGGGCCGGACGCAGACGCCCGTCTCCCGGATCATGCGCGAGCCGCTGCTCGTACCGGAGTCGCTGACCGTCGACCGCCTGCTGGACCGGCTGGCCGACCGTCGCACCATGGCCGTGGTCATCGACGAGTACGGCGGTACGGCGGGGGTGGCGACGCTGGAGGACATCGTCGAGGAGGTCGTCGGCGAGGTACGCGACGAGCACGACCCGCACGAGACGCCCGACCTCGCCCAGGTCGGCACCGACGACGAGGGCCGGGCCCTGTTCTCGGCCGACGGGTCCGCCCGGACCGACCAGCTCGTCCGGGTCGGTCTGCGGGTGCCCCACGGACCGTACGAGACGCTGGCCGGGTTCATCGCGGCCGAGCTCGGCCGCATCCCCGCCGAGGGAGACCGGGTCGAGGCCGCCGGGTGGCGGCTCGACGTGGTGGACGCCTCGGGGCGGCGGGCCGCCCGCGTGCTGCTGCACGCACCGGACGACGCCGAGGAGGGCGCGCGATGA
- a CDS encoding GNAT family N-acetyltransferase: MTDLRIRAARSEDLDSVLAFWKVAAEGTSISDDRSGVERLVARDPEALLLAERAGELVGTVIAGFDGWRCHLYRLAVHPGRRRLGVGSALLAAAEERFVRLGGRRGDAMVLERNETAHHVWRAAGYTPEEQWRRWVKPLAD; the protein is encoded by the coding sequence ATGACCGACTTGCGTATACGGGCCGCGCGGTCCGAGGACCTCGACAGCGTTCTCGCCTTCTGGAAGGTGGCCGCCGAGGGCACCAGCATCAGTGACGACCGGAGCGGCGTGGAGCGGCTGGTCGCCCGTGATCCCGAGGCACTGCTGCTGGCGGAGCGCGCCGGGGAGCTGGTCGGCACGGTGATCGCCGGCTTCGACGGCTGGCGCTGTCATCTCTACCGGCTGGCGGTCCACCCGGGACGCCGACGCCTCGGTGTCGGCTCGGCGCTGCTCGCCGCCGCGGAGGAACGTTTCGTACGGCTCGGGGGACGGCGCGGGGACGCCATGGTCCTGGAACGCAACGAGACCGCCCACCATGTCTGGCGGGCCGCCGGGTACACGCCCGAGGAACAGTGGCGGCGCTGGGTGAAGCCGCTCGCCGACTAG
- a CDS encoding LLM class F420-dependent oxidoreductase: MARPFRFGVSLIDPAPAAEWDAKCRRAEELGYDVITVADHLGMPAPFPSLVAAAGATERPRLGTFVLNAGFWNPALLAREVATTNALTGGRLELGLGTGYVAAEHEAAGLPWGSPRERVDHLLRTVEELERLSGSDELLRSSPRPGGEAPAPPTGGPPRVPLLIGANGDRMLRIAAEHADITAFTGARTRPNGSLEPVTATELDERVAVYRKAAAAREEPAELNLLIQIVAVTDDRHAAVRPWLPRIPSLTERQVLELPIVLVGTVEQIVEQLRTQRERYGFSYLTVLEPNLETFAPVVRALRGR; this comes from the coding sequence ATGGCGCGCCCGTTCCGTTTCGGTGTCAGCCTGATCGACCCGGCGCCCGCCGCCGAGTGGGATGCCAAGTGCCGCCGCGCCGAGGAACTCGGCTACGACGTGATCACCGTGGCGGACCATCTGGGCATGCCCGCCCCGTTCCCCTCCCTGGTCGCCGCCGCCGGGGCGACCGAGCGGCCCCGGCTGGGCACGTTCGTGCTCAACGCGGGCTTCTGGAATCCGGCGCTGCTGGCCCGTGAGGTGGCCACCACGAACGCGCTCACGGGCGGCCGTCTCGAACTCGGACTCGGCACCGGATACGTAGCCGCGGAGCACGAGGCGGCGGGCCTGCCCTGGGGCAGCCCGCGCGAGCGTGTCGACCATCTCCTGCGTACGGTCGAGGAGTTGGAGCGCCTCAGCGGCTCGGACGAACTCCTGCGGTCCTCGCCGCGGCCGGGCGGCGAGGCTCCCGCGCCGCCGACCGGCGGGCCGCCTCGGGTGCCGTTGCTGATCGGGGCCAACGGCGACCGGATGCTCCGGATCGCCGCGGAACACGCCGACATCACCGCGTTCACGGGCGCGCGCACCCGTCCGAACGGCTCTCTTGAACCGGTCACGGCCACCGAGCTCGACGAACGCGTCGCCGTCTACCGCAAGGCGGCCGCCGCGCGCGAGGAACCCGCCGAGCTCAATCTGCTGATCCAGATCGTCGCCGTCACCGACGACCGCCACGCCGCCGTACGGCCCTGGCTGCCCCGGATCCCGAGCCTGACCGAGCGGCAGGTGCTGGAACTGCCCATCGTCCTGGTGGGCACCGTGGAGCAGATCGTCGAGCAGCTGCGCACCCAGCGGGAGCGCTACGGCTTCTCGTATCTGACGGTGCTGGAGCCGAACCTGGAGACCTTCGCTCCCGTGGTGCGCGCGCTGCGCGGGCGGTGA